A part of Oncorhynchus clarkii lewisi isolate Uvic-CL-2024 chromosome 17, UVic_Ocla_1.0, whole genome shotgun sequence genomic DNA contains:
- the LOC139370831 gene encoding inositol 1,4,5-triphosphate receptor associated 2-like isoform X2, with the protein MSAQPPAKEAAPCEYAGILGDSSESDQEPSPEDQLAASWENLPILERLGLSIGTEMTEEEVEYTLAQRLQAEEHDRTVAQENLNLELESARDTLRSLRGRCVDAERSEMLSCIEASLDTVLDGVSDIIAAAEMLGVVHQEARVCCSVEIMEVHVEHLKRRHAVESAELLETRKRLLRSRGRNHSDSEEGDVRNRFVRRDSLQTLTRRRVSVTLIPTGSQLSDLETKFQEGCRAGADTDSQGPEVGSVNQASRPPEMMYPLAIPSPHSTLLIRQSSTQSSQSLEDESERAPHTSSLQMTLRHRRRSAVLEREAEAEGSGVESATGSRAGSIVGTAEPSELSMPESVFTSEPRVVLSEQNPRASWLSYCLWVLMVLLLLALSFFILLGFLLWGLRVPHHSPSF; encoded by the exons ATGAGTGCACAG CCCCCTGCTAAGGAGGCCGCTCCCTGTGAGTATGCTGGCATACTAGGGGACAGCTCGGAGTCTGACCAAG agcCCAGTCCAGAAGACCAGCTGGCTGCCTCCTGGGAGAACCTTCCTATACTGGAAAGACTGGGCCTCAGCAT TGGTACAGAGATGActgaagaggaggtagag TACACCCTGGCCCAGAGACTGCAGGCTGAGGAACATGACAGAACCGTGGCCCAGGAGAACCTCAACCTGGAACTGGAGAGTGCCAGAGACACTCTGCGG tctctgagAGGTAGGTGTGTAGACGCTGAGCGGTCAGAGATGCTGAGTTGTATCGAGGCCAGTCTAGACACCGTGCTGGACGGCGTGAGTGACATCATCGCTGCTGCTGAGATGCTGGGGGTCGTGCACCAG GAAGCACGTGTTTGTTGTTCTGTGGAAATTATGGAGGTTCATGTGGAACACCTGAAGCGTCGACATGCTGTGGAGAGCGCTGAGCTGCTGGAGACCAGAAAGCGGCTCCTCCGCAGCCGGGGCAGGAATCACAGTGACTCAG AGGAAGGAGACGTCAGGAATCGGTTTGTCAGACGAGACTCCCTACAG ACCCTCACTCGGCGACGAGTCAGCGTAACACTAATCCCAACGGGGTCCCAG CTCAGCGACCTAGAAACCAAGTTCCAGGAGGGTTGCAGGGCTGGTGCTGACACTGACAGCCAGGGGCCAGAAGTAGGCAGTGTGAACCAAGCCAGCAG ACCCCCTGAGATGATGTACCCCCTGGCAATCCCATCCCCCCACTCCACCCTCCTCATAAGACAGAGCTCCACACAGAGCTCCCAGAGCCTGGAggacgagagcgagagagccccTCACACCAG TTCTCTGCAGATGACGCTGCGTCACAGGCGGAGGTCTGCCGTCCTGGAGCGTGAGGCCGAAGCTGAGGGGTCAGGGGTGGAGTCAGCAACGGGGTCAAGAGCAGGGTCAATAGTTGGCACAGCCGAGCCCAGTGAGCTCTCTATGCCCGAATCGGTATTCACCTCAGAGCC GCGAGTGGTTCTGTCAGAGCAGAATCCCCGAGCTTCCTGGCTGTCTTACTGTCTCTGGGTCCTGATGGTACTGCTCCTCTtggctctctctttcttcatcttgCTGGGGTTCCTACTCTGGGGCCTGAGGGTTCCTCACCACAGCCCTAGCTTCTGA
- the LOC139370831 gene encoding inositol 1,4,5-triphosphate receptor associated 1-like isoform X1 — protein MSAQPPAKEAAPCEYAGILGDSSESDQEPSPEDQLAASWENLPILERLGLSIGTEMTEEEVESAFTQLALAFRCNQYTLAQRLQAEEHDRTVAQENLNLELESARDTLRSLRGRCVDAERSEMLSCIEASLDTVLDGVSDIIAAAEMLGVVHQEARVCCSVEIMEVHVEHLKRRHAVESAELLETRKRLLRSRGRNHSDSEEGDVRNRFVRRDSLQTLTRRRVSVTLIPTGSQLSDLETKFQEGCRAGADTDSQGPEVGSVNQASRPPEMMYPLAIPSPHSTLLIRQSSTQSSQSLEDESERAPHTSSLQMTLRHRRRSAVLEREAEAEGSGVESATGSRAGSIVGTAEPSELSMPESVFTSEPRVVLSEQNPRASWLSYCLWVLMVLLLLALSFFILLGFLLWGLRVPHHSPSF, from the exons ATGAGTGCACAG CCCCCTGCTAAGGAGGCCGCTCCCTGTGAGTATGCTGGCATACTAGGGGACAGCTCGGAGTCTGACCAAG agcCCAGTCCAGAAGACCAGCTGGCTGCCTCCTGGGAGAACCTTCCTATACTGGAAAGACTGGGCCTCAGCAT TGGTACAGAGATGActgaagaggaggtagag AGTGCATTTACCCAGCTGGCTCTGGCGTTCCGTTGTAACCAGTACACCCTGGCCCAGAGACTGCAGGCTGAGGAACATGACAGAACCGTGGCCCAGGAGAACCTCAACCTGGAACTGGAGAGTGCCAGAGACACTCTGCGG tctctgagAGGTAGGTGTGTAGACGCTGAGCGGTCAGAGATGCTGAGTTGTATCGAGGCCAGTCTAGACACCGTGCTGGACGGCGTGAGTGACATCATCGCTGCTGCTGAGATGCTGGGGGTCGTGCACCAG GAAGCACGTGTTTGTTGTTCTGTGGAAATTATGGAGGTTCATGTGGAACACCTGAAGCGTCGACATGCTGTGGAGAGCGCTGAGCTGCTGGAGACCAGAAAGCGGCTCCTCCGCAGCCGGGGCAGGAATCACAGTGACTCAG AGGAAGGAGACGTCAGGAATCGGTTTGTCAGACGAGACTCCCTACAG ACCCTCACTCGGCGACGAGTCAGCGTAACACTAATCCCAACGGGGTCCCAG CTCAGCGACCTAGAAACCAAGTTCCAGGAGGGTTGCAGGGCTGGTGCTGACACTGACAGCCAGGGGCCAGAAGTAGGCAGTGTGAACCAAGCCAGCAG ACCCCCTGAGATGATGTACCCCCTGGCAATCCCATCCCCCCACTCCACCCTCCTCATAAGACAGAGCTCCACACAGAGCTCCCAGAGCCTGGAggacgagagcgagagagccccTCACACCAG TTCTCTGCAGATGACGCTGCGTCACAGGCGGAGGTCTGCCGTCCTGGAGCGTGAGGCCGAAGCTGAGGGGTCAGGGGTGGAGTCAGCAACGGGGTCAAGAGCAGGGTCAATAGTTGGCACAGCCGAGCCCAGTGAGCTCTCTATGCCCGAATCGGTATTCACCTCAGAGCC GCGAGTGGTTCTGTCAGAGCAGAATCCCCGAGCTTCCTGGCTGTCTTACTGTCTCTGGGTCCTGATGGTACTGCTCCTCTtggctctctctttcttcatcttgCTGGGGTTCCTACTCTGGGGCCTGAGGGTTCCTCACCACAGCCCTAGCTTCTGA
- the LOC139370831 gene encoding inositol 1,4,5-triphosphate receptor associated 1-like isoform X3, producing the protein MTEEEVESAFTQLALAFRCNQYTLAQRLQAEEHDRTVAQENLNLELESARDTLRSLRGRCVDAERSEMLSCIEASLDTVLDGVSDIIAAAEMLGVVHQEARVCCSVEIMEVHVEHLKRRHAVESAELLETRKRLLRSRGRNHSDSEEGDVRNRFVRRDSLQTLTRRRVSVTLIPTGSQLSDLETKFQEGCRAGADTDSQGPEVGSVNQASRPPEMMYPLAIPSPHSTLLIRQSSTQSSQSLEDESERAPHTSSLQMTLRHRRRSAVLEREAEAEGSGVESATGSRAGSIVGTAEPSELSMPESVFTSEPRVVLSEQNPRASWLSYCLWVLMVLLLLALSFFILLGFLLWGLRVPHHSPSF; encoded by the exons ATGActgaagaggaggtagag AGTGCATTTACCCAGCTGGCTCTGGCGTTCCGTTGTAACCAGTACACCCTGGCCCAGAGACTGCAGGCTGAGGAACATGACAGAACCGTGGCCCAGGAGAACCTCAACCTGGAACTGGAGAGTGCCAGAGACACTCTGCGG tctctgagAGGTAGGTGTGTAGACGCTGAGCGGTCAGAGATGCTGAGTTGTATCGAGGCCAGTCTAGACACCGTGCTGGACGGCGTGAGTGACATCATCGCTGCTGCTGAGATGCTGGGGGTCGTGCACCAG GAAGCACGTGTTTGTTGTTCTGTGGAAATTATGGAGGTTCATGTGGAACACCTGAAGCGTCGACATGCTGTGGAGAGCGCTGAGCTGCTGGAGACCAGAAAGCGGCTCCTCCGCAGCCGGGGCAGGAATCACAGTGACTCAG AGGAAGGAGACGTCAGGAATCGGTTTGTCAGACGAGACTCCCTACAG ACCCTCACTCGGCGACGAGTCAGCGTAACACTAATCCCAACGGGGTCCCAG CTCAGCGACCTAGAAACCAAGTTCCAGGAGGGTTGCAGGGCTGGTGCTGACACTGACAGCCAGGGGCCAGAAGTAGGCAGTGTGAACCAAGCCAGCAG ACCCCCTGAGATGATGTACCCCCTGGCAATCCCATCCCCCCACTCCACCCTCCTCATAAGACAGAGCTCCACACAGAGCTCCCAGAGCCTGGAggacgagagcgagagagccccTCACACCAG TTCTCTGCAGATGACGCTGCGTCACAGGCGGAGGTCTGCCGTCCTGGAGCGTGAGGCCGAAGCTGAGGGGTCAGGGGTGGAGTCAGCAACGGGGTCAAGAGCAGGGTCAATAGTTGGCACAGCCGAGCCCAGTGAGCTCTCTATGCCCGAATCGGTATTCACCTCAGAGCC GCGAGTGGTTCTGTCAGAGCAGAATCCCCGAGCTTCCTGGCTGTCTTACTGTCTCTGGGTCCTGATGGTACTGCTCCTCTtggctctctctttcttcatcttgCTGGGGTTCCTACTCTGGGGCCTGAGGGTTCCTCACCACAGCCCTAGCTTCTGA
- the LOC139370831 gene encoding inositol 1,4,5-triphosphate receptor associated 2-like isoform X5 translates to MSAQPPAKEAAPCEYAGILGDSSESDQEPSPEDQLAASWENLPILERLGLSIGTEMTEEEVESAFTQLALAFRCNQYTLAQRLQAEEHDRTVAQENLNLELESARDTLRSLRGRCVDAERSEMLSCIEASLDTVLDGVSDIIAAAEMLGVVHQEARVCCSVEIMEVHVEHLKRRHAVESAELLETRKRLLRSRGRNHSDSEEGDVRNRFVRRDSLQTLTRRRVSVTLIPTGSQLSDLETKFQEGCRAGADTDSQGPEVGSVNQASRPPEMMYPLAIPSPHSTLLIRQSSTQSSQSLEDESERAPHTR, encoded by the exons ATGAGTGCACAG CCCCCTGCTAAGGAGGCCGCTCCCTGTGAGTATGCTGGCATACTAGGGGACAGCTCGGAGTCTGACCAAG agcCCAGTCCAGAAGACCAGCTGGCTGCCTCCTGGGAGAACCTTCCTATACTGGAAAGACTGGGCCTCAGCAT TGGTACAGAGATGActgaagaggaggtagag AGTGCATTTACCCAGCTGGCTCTGGCGTTCCGTTGTAACCAGTACACCCTGGCCCAGAGACTGCAGGCTGAGGAACATGACAGAACCGTGGCCCAGGAGAACCTCAACCTGGAACTGGAGAGTGCCAGAGACACTCTGCGG tctctgagAGGTAGGTGTGTAGACGCTGAGCGGTCAGAGATGCTGAGTTGTATCGAGGCCAGTCTAGACACCGTGCTGGACGGCGTGAGTGACATCATCGCTGCTGCTGAGATGCTGGGGGTCGTGCACCAG GAAGCACGTGTTTGTTGTTCTGTGGAAATTATGGAGGTTCATGTGGAACACCTGAAGCGTCGACATGCTGTGGAGAGCGCTGAGCTGCTGGAGACCAGAAAGCGGCTCCTCCGCAGCCGGGGCAGGAATCACAGTGACTCAG AGGAAGGAGACGTCAGGAATCGGTTTGTCAGACGAGACTCCCTACAG ACCCTCACTCGGCGACGAGTCAGCGTAACACTAATCCCAACGGGGTCCCAG CTCAGCGACCTAGAAACCAAGTTCCAGGAGGGTTGCAGGGCTGGTGCTGACACTGACAGCCAGGGGCCAGAAGTAGGCAGTGTGAACCAAGCCAGCAG ACCCCCTGAGATGATGTACCCCCTGGCAATCCCATCCCCCCACTCCACCCTCCTCATAAGACAGAGCTCCACACAGAGCTCCCAGAGCCTGGAggacgagagcgagagagccccTCACACCAG ATGA
- the LOC139370831 gene encoding inositol 1,4,5-triphosphate receptor associated 2-like isoform X4 has product MSAQPPAKEAAPCEYAGILGDSSESDQEPSPEDQLAASWENLPILERLGLSIGTEMTEEEVESAFTQLALAFRCNQYTLAQRLQAEEHDRTVAQENLNLELESARDTLRSLRGRCVDAERSEMLSCIEASLDTVLDGVSDIIAAAEMLGVVHQEARVCCSVEIMEVHVEHLKRRHAVESAELLETRKRLLRSRGRNHSDSEEGDVRNRFVRRDSLQTLTRRRVSVTLIPTGSQLSDLETKFQEGCRAGADTDSQGPEVGSVNQASRPPEMMYPLAIPSPHSTLLIRQSSTQSSQSLEDESERAPHTR; this is encoded by the exons ATGAGTGCACAG CCCCCTGCTAAGGAGGCCGCTCCCTGTGAGTATGCTGGCATACTAGGGGACAGCTCGGAGTCTGACCAAG agcCCAGTCCAGAAGACCAGCTGGCTGCCTCCTGGGAGAACCTTCCTATACTGGAAAGACTGGGCCTCAGCAT TGGTACAGAGATGActgaagaggaggtagag AGTGCATTTACCCAGCTGGCTCTGGCGTTCCGTTGTAACCAGTACACCCTGGCCCAGAGACTGCAGGCTGAGGAACATGACAGAACCGTGGCCCAGGAGAACCTCAACCTGGAACTGGAGAGTGCCAGAGACACTCTGCGG tctctgagAGGTAGGTGTGTAGACGCTGAGCGGTCAGAGATGCTGAGTTGTATCGAGGCCAGTCTAGACACCGTGCTGGACGGCGTGAGTGACATCATCGCTGCTGCTGAGATGCTGGGGGTCGTGCACCAG GAAGCACGTGTTTGTTGTTCTGTGGAAATTATGGAGGTTCATGTGGAACACCTGAAGCGTCGACATGCTGTGGAGAGCGCTGAGCTGCTGGAGACCAGAAAGCGGCTCCTCCGCAGCCGGGGCAGGAATCACAGTGACTCAG AGGAAGGAGACGTCAGGAATCGGTTTGTCAGACGAGACTCCCTACAG ACCCTCACTCGGCGACGAGTCAGCGTAACACTAATCCCAACGGGGTCCCAG CTCAGCGACCTAGAAACCAAGTTCCAGGAGGGTTGCAGGGCTGGTGCTGACACTGACAGCCAGGGGCCAGAAGTAGGCAGTGTGAACCAAGCCAGCAG ACCCCCTGAGATGATGTACCCCCTGGCAATCCCATCCCCCCACTCCACCCTCCTCATAAGACAGAGCTCCACACAGAGCTCCCAGAGCCTGGAggacgagagcgagagagccccTCACACCAGGTAA